The Tubulanus polymorphus chromosome 6, tnTubPoly1.2, whole genome shotgun sequence genome includes a region encoding these proteins:
- the LOC141907767 gene encoding uncharacterized protein LOC141907767 → MYSDVDHYLKSWHRCVIHKTPKPIQRAPIQPILTHQALELVCIDFLTVEPSKGFENLLVITYHFTKFSVVIPTKNQLAKTTARALYDEFIVKNATQSNNTVSPSEKWSGGENEFDLDSEIKWKDHLKTVVWQYNCTPHESTGYAPYTLLFGREPIIPVDQVFGLHRFRTKFSEELQQNLQKVWLEAYEK, encoded by the exons ATGTACTCGGATGTAGATCATTACCTGAAATCTTGGCATCGTTGTGTTATTCACAAGACACCGAAACCAATTCAGCGAGCTCCAATACAGCCAATTCTAACACACCAAGCGCTAGAACTTGTGTGTATAGACTTTCTCACTGTTGAACCGTCGAAAGGATTTGAGAACCTGTTAGTCATCACCTACCACTTTACAAAGTTTTCCGTCGTAATACCAACAAAGAACCAATTAGCCAAGACTACAGCACGGGCTTTGTACGATGAGTTTATAGTGAA GAATGCAACGCAGTCAAACAACACCGTATCACCCTCAGAGAAATGGAGTGGTGGAGAGAATGAATTCGACCTTGATTCAGAGATTAAGTGGAAAGATCATCTAAAAACCGTTGTCTGGCAGTACAATTGTACTCCACATGAATCTACCGGTTATGCACCGTACACGCTATTATTTGGCAGGGAACCAATTATTCCAGTCGATCAAGTGTTTGGCCTTCACCGTTTCAGAACCAAATTCAGCGAAGAATTACAGCAGAACCTTCAGAAAGTTTGGTTGGAAGCGTACGAAAAGTGA